Below is a genomic region from Microbacterium sp. LWO12-1.2.
CGCCAGCATCATCAACCCGCTCGTCGCGGTGTTCTTCAAGGCGGATGCCGCGGGCAGTTTCGGGCCGCAGATCCCCACCCTCTACGGCGAAACGGTCACGTTCCCGATCGGCGATCTCGTCTCGGCCATCATCAGCTTCCTCGCGGTCGCCGTGGTCGTCTACTTCGTGTTCGTCGTGCCGATGAACCACTACAAGGCGCGCGTCGCCGCCAAGAAGGGCACTCCCGCTGAGGAGCCCGCAGCGGCCACCGAGGCCGAGCTCCTGCTCGAGATCCGCGACCTGCTCGCCAAGAACCAGCGCAGCTGACCACCACGTCTGCTCGCACGAGAAGCGCACGGCACCCCGATCGGGGCCGTGCGCTTCTTGCGTGTGCGGCAGGTCGCGCCTGCCGTCAGTAGTGCGGCGGGATGTCCTGGATCAGCTGATCGTCGTT
It encodes:
- the mscL gene encoding large conductance mechanosensitive channel protein MscL, with product MLKGFKEFILRGNVIDLAVAVVIGGAFTTIVNAVVASIINPLVAVFFKADAAGSFGPQIPTLYGETVTFPIGDLVSAIISFLAVAVVVYFVFVVPMNHYKARVAAKKGTPAEEPAAATEAELLLEIRDLLAKNQRS